A stretch of DNA from Acidobacteriota bacterium:
GCGGCTGGCTCCCGACCTCGCCGCGACGGCCGCCCGCGGCCTCGGGCCGCGCTCCGACGTTCCCGCCCTGCTCGGCGCTGCGGACGCCCTCGTGCTCACCTCCGACTCGGAGGGTTGCCCGAATGTCGTTCTCGAAGCGCTGGCGGCGGGAACGCCGGTGGTCGCCGCCGACGTGGGGGACATCCGCGACATGGTTGCGCCGGGCGAGACCGGGTTCGTCGTTCCCGCCGGAGATCCGGATCGGTACGTCGAGGCGCTTTGCGAGGTGATCGCGCGGCGGGATTCGTTCGCAGCCCGGGTCGCGGCGCGGCGGCAGGCCCTGGCGGAGCGATGGGGCGTTCCCGCGATGGTGGAAAGGACGATCGCCCTCTGGGCCGAGCTGGCTCGGCCGGGGGCCGCGCCCCCGGCCGAACCCCGGGACGCCGTCACACCGCCTGATCCAACCCCGCTCCGGCCGACGCGGAGCCCGTGACGCTGACCCGCGCGTAGAAGCCGACCGCCACCTCGAAGGACGCGTAGGCCGGCGGTGCCGGCGGCGAGGGCGCGGGGGTCTCCGCTCGATCCGCGACCGCCGGCTCGAGCAGCGACCGGAGCCGATCCAGGAACCGCCCGAGGAGTTCCCCCAGGCGAGCGGCGAACGGATCCCCGACAGGCGCCGGGGTCTCGGCCGGAACCTCGTCCGGTCCGGACGTCGATGCTGCCGCGGCGAAGGGATCCGGAGCCGCCGGGACGGGTGCGCCGGCGGGCGTCCCGTCCGCGGGCGCGACCGGGAGTGGTTCCGCCGGGGCCGCTTGCAGCGGCGCCGCCTCCGGCTCCGCAGCGGGCGCATCCGCCTCGGGGGCCAGGCGGTCGGCCGCCTCGGCGAGCGCGGCGGAGACCTTCCGGAAGGCGCGGGCCAGCGCCGCCGGGGCCGCGTCGTCCTCGTCGCCGTCGTGCTCGACCTTGCCGCGGAAAGCCGCCTTGACGGCCTTCTCGAGCATCTTCGCCAGCTTCTTGCCGACCGACTTGAGCGCCTTCCTCTCCTCCTCGCCCAGCCCGAGCCGGCGGGCCTCCTCGTCGAGTTGGCGGCGCAGGGCCTTGCCCAGCTCCTTCACCGCCTTCTTGACCGCCTTGAAGCGCAGGTGTCCGGAACCTTCCGCGAACGTCAGGCGGATCCGGATGTCCAGAGCCGTCTCGAGCTCCAGTGAGGGGGCCGCCGGAGCCGGCGTCGATCCGGGGCTCTCCGGGATCGTCGTGCGGGGCTCGGAGACAGGGCGGCTGGCCGGATCGGCCGCCGGGGCAGGCGCGATCGGGTTCGCCTGCGGCGTCAGGGCGTCCAGGGACACGTTCATGGGGCTCTCCTCCGCGGAACTCTCCTCCGGGGGCCTCATCGGCCGCGAGGCGCCCGCCTTGACCCCCTTGGTCCCGGAGGGGGTTATCCTTCGGGCAGGCGGGTGACGGGAAGGAGACCCCCGGTGAGCACCTACGTGCTGATGCGCCTGTTCGAGGCGTCGCCGAGGCGGTACGACATCGGCCTCCGGGTCCTGACTCTCGGTCGGATCGACGGCGTGCGCCTGAGGGTCGCCTCTCTCGCCGCAGCGCCGGGCGTCCGGTTGCTCGACCTCGGATGCGGCACGGGGGAGCTGAGCCTCGCCTGCGCGGCCCGGGGTGCGGAGGTGATCGCCGTCGATCACGACCCCCTCCTCCTGGCGGTGGCGCGGAACAAGCTCCAGGACCGAGCGCGGGGCGGGCGCGTCCGGTTCGTCGAGGCCGGCGCCGGGGAGCTGGCGCAGCGGTTCTCCCCCGCGAGCTTCGACGCGGCCGTTTCCTGCCTTTGCCTGAGCGAGATGGAGCCGCCCGAGCGCGGTTATGTCCTCGGCGTCGTGCACGGCCTGCTCCGCCCGGGAGGCCGCCTGGTGGTGGCGGACGAGGTGCTTCCCCGTCCCGGGCCGCGACGGGTCCTCTACCGGTTGGCCCGCGCCCCCTTGGCCGCAGCGACGCGCCTGGCCTGCGCCGCGGCGTCGCGGCCGATCGCCGACCTCGAGGCCGAACTCGGCGCGGCGGGGTTCGCCATCGAGCGGAGAGAGCGGCGCGGAGGGCTGGCGATCCTCGCCGCACGCCGGGAGGAGCGGTGAGCCGACGCGCCCGGCTCCGGGAGCTGGCGGGATCGCTGCGGGACACCGTGCTGCGCATGTTCCCGCACCGCGCGCCGACCGGCCTGCTCGCGGTGGGCCGGCCCGGGCCCGACTCCCCCGTGCTCCTGACCGGCAACTACACGCTCACCGTCCGCCGCGTGCTGCGCGCCCTTCGCGGCGTCGACGCCTGGCTGCTCGTCGCCGACAGCCGGGGCATCAACGTGTGGTGCGCCGCCGGCGGAGGCCACCTCACCCACCACGACGTCATTACCGCGATCCGGGCGGCCCGCCTCGACGAGAAGGTCCGCCACCGCCGGATCGTCCTCCCGCAACTGGCGGCCCCCGGGGTGGAGCGCCGGAAGGTGGCCGAGGCGACCGGCTGGAAGGTCGTCTGGGGGCCGGTCCGGGCCGAGGATCTCCCGGCGTTCCTCGGACGGGGGCTGCGGGCGACTCGCGAGGAGCGGGAGGTGCGCTTTTCCCCCGCCGATCGCCTCGAGATGGCGGCCGTGTGGGCGGGTCCGATGACGGCGATCGCGGGGCCGGTCGCCGGCCTGGCAGGGGGCTGGCCGGTCGGGCTGGCGGCGGCGCTGCTGGTTCCGGTCCTGGTGGGAGCGCTGTTCCTCGCGGCGGGACGCCTGCCGGTGCAAGGGGCGTCCGGCGCGGTGGTGTACGCCGGTGCCGCGCTGGCCGGAACCGTCGCGGGGGAAGGGATGCTCGCGCTGGCGGGCGCGGCATCGCCCGGCGGAGCCGTCGTGCTGCTGCTCGTCCTCGGGGCCGCCATGGCCGTGTTGTCGATCGACCTGGCCGGGACGACCCCCCTCATGCCGAGTACCGTCAACCGGTTCCGGAAGGGCCTCGACGTCGAGCTCCTCCCGGACCGCTGCACCGGAGGAGGCGAGTGCCTGCTCGTGTGCCCGCGGGGCGTCCTCCGGATGGATGGGCGCCGCCGGAAGGCCGTGCGGGAGCGCCCGGAACGGTGCCTTTGGTGCGGCGCGTGCATCGTGCAGTGCCCGGCGGACGCGGTGCGCTTCCGCACCCGGGACGGGCGGGTCCTCCCGCCGGACGAGGTGCGCGGCACCCGGCTCGATCTTCTCGGCCGGCGCTCCATCCGGATCTGAGCGCGTCGCGGGGCGCGGAGCGTCACCAGATGTAGTCGCGGGCGATCCGCCTCTTGTCCCGTCCCGCGAGCAGATGGACCACGCGGATCTTCCTCAGGGTGACCGGAGAGAGCGAGGCCAGTGGAATGTGCACGATGCGCTTGCCCTGGGAGGCCGCGTAGGCACGGAGGCGTTCCGCGGGCGGCCTTTCGGCGACGTGGACGACGAGCTTCTCCCGGCTGTAGTCGACGGCGGCCATGATCAGGACCTCCGCCTTCTCCCGCGCCGCCGCGTAATCGGGATCGATCCAAACGTCGAACAGCCGGCCCGGGGGCATGGTCATCAGGAACCCGCCGTAGGTCGCGCGCATGATCCCCGGCCCCACCACGTGCTGCGTCGGGTCCGTGGCGTAGAAGGCCATGTCGGACTCCTGTTCGCTCTCTCCGAGCCAGGTCATGCGCAAGGGGAAGCGGGTGTCGTCGCGGTCGCGATCGAAGATCACGACCACGGAGCCCGCGCCGCCCGGCACGCGCAGCAGCTCGCGCACCCAGACCTTCCCCTCGTGGAACCTCCGCATCGTCTCCCGGATATCGATGCCGTCGAGCAGGCTGGTCGAGAACGGTTCCACCCGGGCGCGCTCGGCCGACAGGATCGCGACCGCCTTCCGCCGGAGAAAGCGGCCGTAGTCCTCGATGACGAGATCCTCCGGCGGGAAGGAGCAGATGTCGGCGTCGTCGAAGGCTTCGAGCCACCGCGCGGGGTTGTCGGCTTCCGGGCGCCGTCGAACCGGAAGCCTCACCGGCCGGTCCTTGACCCGGAAGAACCGCCTGCGGAACCGCACCTTCCGCGTTCCCAGGTCGAGAAGGCCGCCTTCGACCCGGGCCGTCGGCAGTTCGGCCTCGCTGTCCTGCCACGGATACGTGCGGGCCGCGTCGTAGAGCTCCCAAGCCAGATTGTCGTCGGCCACACCGCGAGCGGCGACCGTCCATTCGTACAGGCCGGGGACCAACAGGCCCTCCACCCGCGCGTACCGGCGCGCGAAGTCGAAGAAGAGGCGCCGCTGCCACGTCCGGACCGTCTCGCCGGCGCGGCGCTCGTAGGACCGCGCGGCGACCTTCCACAGGAACGCTCCCAGGAGCATCCGGTCGAGCGCGAAGCCGCGCCCCAGGGGGCGGGCGGCGGCCGCCGCCGCGGCGTCGACGAGGAGGCGCCGGCGGGAGTCCTCGGCGCCGGGCGTCCGGCCCCCCGCCAGGACCCGGAAGCCGCCCCGGACCAGCGTGAGCGGCCGGGCCGCGACCCGGTCGACCGGAGGAGCCGCCGGGACGGTGCCGCCGCGCAACCGTTCCCAGACCGCGTGGGCGAGGGGGGCTTCCCGCAGCACGCCGGGGAGCGAGTCGGGATGGACGTGCAGGCAATGGACCTCTCGGCGGGCGGTCCTGGCCAGCGGGCGCGCGAGGGGGCCCTTCAGGTCCGACGCGATCCGCTCGGCGTGCGCGGCCCCCACGAGCGCCAGCACGAGGCCCTTGGCGGACGCGGCGATGCGGAGAAGCCGCCAGGCCATGCCCCGCTCGCGGGCCCGGTCTTCCGGGGCGGCGGGACGCCGGGCCAGCGCCCGGGCGACCAGCGCGAGGAAGCGTTCGGGACCGAGAACGAAGGCCGCGTGCGCGTCCGGCAGCGGGTCGGCGTGGCTCGTCCGGTAAGGGATGTCCGGATCGATGAAGGCGGCCGCCGCGCCCCGCTCCTCCGCCCAGCGCAGGGCCTCCGCCAAGGGGTCTCCGGGTGCGCAGAACCAGACGAGAGGCTCCTCCGCTCCCTCCTGCGACACCACCGCCGACACGCGCGGCAGTCGCCGGACGGCGCGGCGCACCGCCCCGGAGATCGTGTCCGGCAGCTCGACGGCCACCACCGCCGGCTCGAGCGTGTCGAGCACCGCGCGAACCACGGCGGCGAGATCGACGCTCTCGTGGAGCACCGGCAACAGCCGGATCCCCGGCCCCACCTCGGGTGCGAGCAGGCCGGGATCGAGTCTCATGTCCTCACGTTCCCCGCCGAACGGGAGCGGCGGGCGGTGCGCCGCCGCGTCCTCGCTTCAGAATTCGAGCTCCTCCGCATCCTCACCGAGCGCCGCCCGCAGCGCGAACTCGACCGCCTCCTCCGGCGAAGAGCGGTCGCCCCGCCGCAGGACCTTCATCGCGTATCGGGCGATGTTGATTCCGTCCCGGACCGTGTAGCGCAGGTCCCTTCCGTGCGCGGCCCTGAGGAACGCCAGAACGTGCGCGAGAACCGCCTCGTCGGCGAAGGGCACATGTTCGGCCAGGATCGCCCTCTCTTCGTCCTCCTCGGGAAAATCGACGACGATCTGCGGCATCAGCCTGGAGTGGATGTACTCGGGGATCTCGTAGGTCGAGGCGTCCTCGTTCATCGTGGTGACGAAGCGGAACTGCTCGTTGGCATCGATTCGGATCCCCGCGACCAGGCTCTCCACGTAACGCCGGTGGTCCAACAGCGGCGCGAGAGAGGCCCACGACTTCTCGCTCATCCGGTTTCCCTCGTCCAGGACGAGGGCCCCGCCACGCACCATGGCGGTGACCAGGGGGGAGGCCATGTAGCGGATCCCCCCACCGGGTGCCAGCACCGGGGACACGATGAGGTCCTCGGGCCGCGTATCCATCGTCGCCTGCATCACGTAGACTTCGAGGCCGAGCTCGCGGGCCGCGGCGCAGGCAAGGGTCGTCTTGCCCACGCCGGGCTTGCCGAGCAGACGGGGGTTCAAGGGCAGGTCCTCGGGGCCGACCTTCGTCCACGCCGCGAGAAGCTGGAGCAGGACGTCGCGCTGACCGATCCACCGGGGTATGCGGGCGACGGGCTGGGCAAGGTGGAGGGTCACGCCGTCGATCTCGACCGTCCGTTCCAGGGCCATTCGTCTTCCCCCGATCCGCGGCACCGGCGCGACCTATCCTGCCGCACTCGGCTCATCCGTCAAACCAGTCCCTCGAGCCGCCGGCGAAGGCCGGCCACCAGCGATTCGAGAGCCGCCGGCCCCTGCCGGAAGAAGAGCGACGGCTCGATCAGCTCCAGCTCCATCACCAGCGGCTCGCCGTCCGGACCGGGAGCGAGATCGGCGCGCGCGTAGAGGAACGGCCCTCCCGCGGCTCTCGACGCGCGCAAGGCGACCTCCTCCTCGGCCGGCGCGATCGGCACCGCTTCGTCCGACACACGCTCGTCCTGGCCGGAGAAACGGGGATTCTTGCGCACCGCGTGGGTGACCTTCCCCTCGATCATCACGACCGCCCGTTCCCCGTAGCCCTCGACCGACTCGAGGTACGGTTGGACCAGGACATCGCCGCGCTGGGTCAGCCTCTCCAGGTGGCGTTGCCCTTCCTCGACGACATCGGGGGTCACCAGGATCGTTTCGAGAGAGGCCGCGGAGATCGCGGGCTTCACCACCGCGCGCTCCCAGCCGTGCCGCCGGAGGATCTCCACCAGCGAGGCCCGCGTCCCCCGTTCGACGAGCTGCGTCGGGACCGTGGGAACGCCCCGGCGCCGCAGCTCCAACAGATAGCCTTTGTGGAGGTTCCAGCGCACGGTCCGGAACGGGTTGAGCAGGCGCGAAACCCGGGCCACCGAGCCGGCCCACGCGAGGAACCGGCTCGCGTGCCGCGGGTAGTTCCAGCAGGATCGCAAGAGGGTCAGGCGCGCGCGGCTCCAGTCGACCGTCTCGTCGTCCCAGGCTCGAACGGCGTGGCGGATGCCCGCCGCGGCGAGAGCCTCCGAGAGCGGCCGCGCATCGGGATCCGGCTCCGGAAGCCTGCGGCAGGTCACCAGCGCCACGTCCAGCCG
This window harbors:
- a CDS encoding class I SAM-dependent methyltransferase; this encodes MSTYVLMRLFEASPRRYDIGLRVLTLGRIDGVRLRVASLAAAPGVRLLDLGCGTGELSLACAARGAEVIAVDHDPLLLAVARNKLQDRARGGRVRFVEAGAGELAQRFSPASFDAAVSCLCLSEMEPPERGYVLGVVHGLLRPGGRLVVADEVLPRPGPRRVLYRLARAPLAAATRLACAAASRPIADLEAELGAAGFAIERRERRGGLAILAARREER
- a CDS encoding MoxR family ATPase; the encoded protein is MERTVEIDGVTLHLAQPVARIPRWIGQRDVLLQLLAAWTKVGPEDLPLNPRLLGKPGVGKTTLACAAARELGLEVYVMQATMDTRPEDLIVSPVLAPGGGIRYMASPLVTAMVRGGALVLDEGNRMSEKSWASLAPLLDHRRYVESLVAGIRIDANEQFRFVTTMNEDASTYEIPEYIHSRLMPQIVVDFPEEDEERAILAEHVPFADEAVLAHVLAFLRAAHGRDLRYTVRDGINIARYAMKVLRRGDRSSPEEAVEFALRAALGEDAEELEF
- a CDS encoding glycosyltransferase, with amino-acid sequence RLAPDLAATAARGLGPRSDVPALLGAADALVLTSDSEGCPNVVLEALAAGTPVVAADVGDIRDMVAPGETGFVVPAGDPDRYVEALCEVIARRDSFAARVAARRQALAERWGVPAMVERTIALWAELARPGAAPPAEPRDAVTPPDPTPLRPTRSP
- a CDS encoding 4Fe-4S dicluster domain-containing protein — translated: MSRRARLRELAGSLRDTVLRMFPHRAPTGLLAVGRPGPDSPVLLTGNYTLTVRRVLRALRGVDAWLLVADSRGINVWCAAGGGHLTHHDVITAIRAARLDEKVRHRRIVLPQLAAPGVERRKVAEATGWKVVWGPVRAEDLPAFLGRGLRATREEREVRFSPADRLEMAAVWAGPMTAIAGPVAGLAGGWPVGLAAALLVPVLVGALFLAAGRLPVQGASGAVVYAGAALAGTVAGEGMLALAGAASPGGAVVLLLVLGAAMAVLSIDLAGTTPLMPSTVNRFRKGLDVELLPDRCTGGGECLLVCPRGVLRMDGRRRKAVRERPERCLWCGACIVQCPADAVRFRTRDGRVLPPDEVRGTRLDLLGRRSIRI